The Magnolia sinica isolate HGM2019 chromosome 11, MsV1, whole genome shotgun sequence DNA window GTCAATTGTGCGAGTTCTTTTTTTAAAACAAGGAAGTCTAAAATGGGGTTTCCTAACTATAGTTATCGCAAAAGTGCGTGGGGAAGGTTTTAACCAAAAGAAAGGGAATTTTTGTAGTTTAACAGCTCCCTTGCTTTTTAAAAGTATCCTTCCCCCGTTCTCTCTTTCTTACTCAACGCACATGAAGACCCCAATTTTCATTCCCTCTCTCCATGTGCAGGGCACATGCCATACCCCTAGTTGTTATTAAAGATGAAGACCTAAGTGGACCTTTTGGTGACATTCCACATGCAGAAGCAATCCCATGTGACAGTAATTAGGACCCAATGGCAATAGTCATAACTGAACCAATCCAATTCATTACCCTCTGCATCTGGAATCAGGATGGACCACATCAATCAGGACCGTTATCAGGCTAACCTTTGTGGTTAGACCCTGTGGTCTAGATGCTGAATCTTGGAAACATGACTGAAACAAACAAGCAACTCACTAGAGAAAGATGTAAAGTGGTTCATTGAAGAATACAAGCTCACTCAAATAACAAATCCAACTACAGATGCTCTTCAGATCTGAAAAGGGGTGTATCCAAAACGAAGATGTCTGGTCTTTTACTTGCAGTGAAACTGAAACAAAATTCCAATAATGTAAAGCTGACAAGATCGAAAATGGAAgtataaaatataaaatgaacACTACCGAATCTTACTAGAACCTCTGTCCTCATCCCCTTCATGCTCTGTGGCTGATCAGTTCATCCTTTGTGCTGCTTCTTTGGCTAAGAGCCTCTCCTTTGCCTTGGTCTTGGCCTGAGACTTCGAACCCATGATGCCGCCTCCCCACTTCTTGCGGTGCTCGTCAAATTTGTCATTGAAGTTAGCCTGCAAAAGCGAAGGATTCAGACACGGAAAGTAAATGCCTCCAACTTTATAGTAGCTTGGTAGATACAACTATTGccaatgggccccactggccCATCAGGCTCCCAGGGCTGAACCCACCGCCATCCCAGCTCAGCCTATAAATTTGGCCCATGTCAAACCTGGACCTGATTTCTAGGCTTGTCAAATAAAAGGGTCAAGACCATGGCAAGGTTTGGTAGCATTTTCAGGCTGATACCAACCGGGACTGACTTTCGGGCCGATCCAAACTGCCTATTGCAATTGATAGATGTAGCCAAGCTTTTCTAATGACAGATTGATTCTTGATAACTGGGGTTTTTTTTCACCTTGATTGCCTCCACAATCTTGCTGAATTCCATTTTATCTTCATTCTTTACTGATGTCAGACACAGGGCAGTGGCCGTTTTCTTGTGGACAATCTGTACTTCAAAAGTGGACAGAGATTGATGGTGAGTGACAATATAGAAGGCCAAGAATGTTGCATAGAATTATGAAAGAACACCAGAATCCTCAACTAAAAGGCTTGTAAATGAGGAAATGGAGAAAGTTGAAGAAACAAACCGCTCCCAGACGAGCTTTTCCTTTCACGATTGCGTAAGGAATTTCCATTTTCCGGCACAAAGCGGGAAGCCAGACGACAAGCTCAATTGGGTCCACGTCATGAGCAATCACCACCAACTGAGCCTTGTTCTGCATTGACAGATAATATGAAGGTGAATttaacccccccaaaaaaaagacTTCTTTTGTTaggtgaatttttaaaaatcagggGAAGCCCATGTTGAAACTAATATGGTATGTTTTGGAAGTACTGGGCATACTGGCAAAGCTACTTAACACTGATCTTTGATTGCACAGGGCACATGGCATACAAGCAATTCAACCCAGACTACaaaaatcatgggccccattgttaaTGGAGCATCACCTGAAAATCAGTCTGATCAGATGATTTTAATCATCTGATTTCACCAAATGAACGTGAAGCGCTCTGACAATCTATTTTTTTACTGTCCTTCAGATGGGCACCAAAGAAATGGCCAGGACAGTTAGGTGTGTGGTTCCAGGTCAAACCCCATCTAGTGAGGGCCCCAATTTTGAAGGTTTGGAATGATGTGTGTGCGTACCGTGTGAGTAACAAGTGGATTGGTTCTACCTGCTCGATAAGGTAGGTGATGTGATTGAGGCCGTATTTGATAACAATGGGCTTCTTTGCCTCCACAGTCTTCCCTTCAGCTTCAGCTTGTGCTCGTTTCAGAAGCCTTTCCTTCTTAGCAGCCTTGTCTTCAGGTCTATATTTGAGTAGCATCTTGAAAAGATTTGTTGCTGGTGATAATATAAAAAACCCAGGATAGTGTGACATCAGGATACCAACATATTCCAAAATGGACCACATGTCCAGGTATTAAGGGTAAAAAATCAGTACTTGTGCATCCATCCTTGCAATTGATTTTCCACGTGTACTAGTTACGGACAAAACCAtttgagtgagtgagagagagacgcTTTTTAGAAACTTTACCAAGATTCTTGTCAAGGGTTTTCGTAAACTGGTTCAGAGCTGGAGGGACCTTCAATCGTTGTTTCAGAATCCTCCGCTGTCTTTGAATACGAACGACCTTTGGCCATTTAACAAATCTATGCAAATCCCTTTTCGGTGGTAATGCACCACCAATTCCAAACTGCTTTGGACGCTTTTCAAATAGTGGATTCACAACCTTCTCCTGTAAAATGAGAAAAaggcaaccaaaaaaaaaaccacggctaTGAATCACCATAGAAGACAAAGTTATGAAGTGGGAGAGCTCACCATGTCATGTTTATAGACTTGATGACTCaacataattttattttattttaaaaagatcAATTTTGGAAAGTTGTGGCCTGGAAAGACTTGCAATAGATTTTTTTACAAAGCAAAAGCTCAGAAAGCGCATTCACAGTTTGTGGCTAGAACACATTCAACTCAAACAATATGAAGCCTTGAGAGATTAAACTAGAATAGATTCAAACATATGATAACGCCAATTTCAAAGAAGCTGCTCAACCTTTGTTCTTGTCCAAATCAAACAAGCCAGACTTGTATCAAAGGAAGCAGAAATAGCACATTGTTCCAACAAACAAAAATGTTAACCTACATTCCAAATTTCATTTGCTCTCCATTTTTTCAGAGACTGAGGATTGGAAACAAGAGGTTCTGTGCATGCATGTACTTTTTTGGCACttcttaagggcccatttggaaaccaccaaataagttactttttctacttaaagcagtaaataagtaacttacttgagataagtaagtttggtttatgatcaattataagcagcttttttatttaaagttacttaatcacttgagtttaataagtagaaatcaagataagctacttaaggcataagtagcttatctttagtaacttaagatccaaacgccccctaaaagATCAGACTGGAAAGATTAAGCTGCATGGAGAGATGGAAGTGCAGGATAAACAGAAGCTAGTGGAGTAATTATCTTGGAGGGATGTTTCAGCGTACTTAATAAATTTGGTTTTCTCACTAACTAATGTACATAAATATCAAAGATCTCAGTGTGACCAAATCCAAGATCTAAACCTTTTTCCCTGTCAAGCTAGTGAAGAAAACTTGTTGAAACTAATCTACCAAAGCACCTTTCTGCCATAACTTCATGAGAATATCCACAAGTGGGCAATTCGTGACTCTGTTGAGGCAATTCCTCAAGCATGGGTATGGGGAGCATGAGAGAAAAGGACGAAAGTTCTATGGCATGTCTTCCATGTCAGTTTTGTGGTCTTTATagggtgcatggaagatgttttGGGTTTATTTGGTCCATGAGAAATCTCCAATTCAGGAGGTATAATAGGGAAGATATTATGGGTTTATTTGGGAGTAGTGATGTTATGTAAATGAGTAAATGAGGCTAGAGTGGGATGGGATGATCATCCTCCTCTTGCTGTTTTTTTAGGAGGAAATAATGAAACCAGCTTAGTCATGTATAGATCAGTCCTGGTAAGATTCAAAAAATCAAAGAAGCCACTGCTTTTCTTCGAGGAAAGTGTGTAATGCATCAAATTcccaagaattatacaaaagctTTACTTACAGGCTTCTTCTTGGCTGGTACTGGGGCTTTTCCACCTCTCTTGGGGGCCTGAAGAAAACATAAGTTAAAAGGAAATTAATTTGGCGAACACTataaaaatgaaaggaaaaaaaaaaaatttataatcataACATGTAAAGTTAAATGCTTAAAACATTACGACATTTTTATCAACATGAATGAAATAACATCCGAAAAGCATTTTAAAAGCCCCCATCAATGCTATCAATTTATCATGTACCACTAACATGCTCTTATTTTATAGAAATCTCGAAAGCCGTAACTAAAAGGTTACGATGCACCAATTACATGCACATTTTAATTGAAAGGACTGCACCcaatgtttaaaaaaaataaaaaaaaggaccaGCAATCAAACCAGTTTGGACTGTGACCAACCACAAAAATAGACTGGGTTCACTAAACCCAGGGTAAATGGTGGGATACAATATATAATCTTGCCAGCAGAGCTTGGACCTGCAAGTTCCACTTAGAAAGCACGCATCCGAACCGCTATGCCTGTGGCATAATGTTTAGCTattctttttttctcattttatacAGTACTACTTGGAGTAAGATGTCCAGGTCAGACCAGCTAGACTGAATCACCTACCAAAAGGGTCACGGTTCAGTCCTGGCTTTAAATCATTGACCATAGCATACAACATAGCAACATTGAAGCATATAATTATAAGAGAAATAACAAGCAGCAACCATGGTATGCTAGATACTAATTtccatatatacataatacataatgCAGGTGGGTTTTTTGTCGAAACTTCTCACATATAAAATACTTCTAAAGAAACAAATGTACAGGTTGGAAGAAGACAAATTCGGGATGACTAATCATAGCAGAATAGAAATAACTGTAGTGTTCTCTCAATTCTTTCAAGTCAAAAGGTTGAGTTCAGGTCTGATACTGGTGTATTGCATCTGAACCCGCCTGAAAAATTCCAGTCTTGTCAGGTTCAGGAGGCACAAAATCTGAGCCTGATTGAGTTTGTCTCCATTTCCTCCTATGAGGTTCACTTtcaagcagtgttcgaaatatcggtatcgcgcatggtattgcacccttgggatacagatacatatcagttatcgcacgggatatattgtttgtatcgcgtaatttattgcactttttgggaaacatagggaaacattgggaaaatgtttgaatttttcaatgaaacttcagggattattaaaaatgaccttaatacacacttttaaatcataaaatctccacaaaaaaaaaaaagtgcacataatatgtttcctttgtatagggtcctaagtcatgcgctgtccgattgaactaaaacaattatattcaaatacgttgcataacatttataaatgcatcaagacatgtataccgtccatctgttttgccaccttAATTTGTGGCaccataccaaaaatgaagcatatcattAAAACCATGccatattatcaagtggaccatgccatatgaaacagtattgattgaaggCCCTAGCATTAAAACCTTCTAGGGCTCatcttaatgttttcatagtgtttatttaccatccaatcagttgataagttcacataagcctgaatgaaaggaaaaaacaaatagcggattgatccagaacttttgtggcccattaatagtcaatcacaactttttcctattgtatggtccaccttatatttggatgtgcttcgtcttttggataatacactaaaatgatttggaaaaacggatgaacgacatggatagaAAATACAGACATTAAGGTGGACCTAGTATTAAGGACCGCACCCTCTTGGGTGGGtattgggtctcacctaatccgctcactAATTCATGACGTTGATATATTTACTTTTTGATAAGTCTTggctcaaaaaatgaggtagattgtgtgggccccatgcattctatccattcatttttttggataaattTAAAGGCTGAGAAAAAAAAGGGGcagatccagatatcaagtggaccacataagatGACGTACATAATATGGTGGGACTCTGGCTGTGGGGCCACATTGAcataatatgatgtatatacaccgtcaattcattttggcatattattttagggaatgggccaaaaaatgaggcaaatccaaaaatgaggtggaccgcaccacacgaAAAGGTGttcattgaatggccaccattaaaaaaaaatttaggggctacaaaagtttcgaatcaagctaatatttatgttttcccttcatctaggtctatcaaaccttatgaacagattggatggaaaataaactcacCGATGGGCCTGGGAAAGCTTGAACGGTGCATATCATTGCCACGACttcctatcatgtggtccacttgatcattataTTTACCTATATTttaggcttataccctaaaatgacctatcaaaatggatagacggtgtggataaaacacatatatcatggtgggccctacaaagcctCTGACAATACCATCTGTCTCCGAGGATTTCTATCcgcaccggacgcggatttcctgcaaaaggctttcgcaggatgtTCCTGCCTCATatgctagatggggcccactgtaatgttggtgagaaatccaccccgaccattCATTTCGCAAGATCATTTCAGGAGATGCgaccgaaaatgaggtggatccaaaactcaagtgggctatacgagagggaaaactgggaaagagttttctaccgttgaaactttcttgggatccaccttgatgtttatatgccatccaaaccgtttatgaggtcatttccactgggatggagtgaaaacataaaaaacgtatcctgatatgaaacttctgtggccataaaaatgtttcaacgatggtcacTGAATCCCTAATGTTTCCTcacgtgcggcccacctgagttttggatccaccacatttttggtcacatgtcctaaaatgagcttgcaaaaaagATGGACATggcgaatttctcacaaacatcacagtgggccccacctagcatcccagcgcaagAAGGAAAGTCTTTCGAATGAAATCCGCGTACGACCGCACGATAAAAAAAGGCTAAAAAGCCCTATTTGTAAGCAGAGAGGGTTTCGGCCCCTAAAACCCTAATCTCTCTCCCCAATCTCCGGATTTCTCCGGATTTTTTTCACATTATCTTCCGAAATCAATTACCTACAAACATCCGAAATCAATTCCCTATGAACAATGCACttcgattcaaatggcccacTACATGCAGCTTCCAATCAGCGCAAACTCTTCTACAGGGAAATCCACATTGTTGAaggtttctctcttctttttcttcttcttcggatatttacataaaaaataaaaataaaattcttggTATCTTCTGACGGGTTTCGTATCGCTGGattgcgataccgataatatcaaccgatagaatcgatattgcgaacactgctTTCAAGCATGAATTATGATCTGGAGTGGAGTTGCGATCTAGAATTGGATCTAAGATCAGATCCTTATACAAGTTTGGATACCGATTCGGATCCATTCCAAAAACATGCCTTTTATAAGGTCTTAAATAAATTattggataaaaataaaaatatcacatGTTTAAGGTACCCATCCCAACTCGAtttatgattgaaaccaaattgtTCTACTTTAATTCAACCCAAATACTCATCAGGCTGGAAATCCAAACCCAAGTCTAATTACATTACATCACACACTTAGGGAACCCTCAGATCCAGTACCCCTTGGGAGACCTACTCAAATAGCTTGCATCAAAGAGAGGATAATATATCAGTATTTTTCAAATGTCCATATAGCAAGGAGATGAGTCCTGCCATTTAAAAGTTTCCTAAACTCTGTAGAATGGATGGTGGTGCTAAAATAAAAGAATGAACAATATCAGGTTCTTTAAAAGCAATGTTAAACAAAATGATACGCATGGATACACTTTGCATACTACCAAAAAACATTTCTATTACTAGTTTTTACAGCAGGGATATTTTCAAATGACCGAGTTGAGAAATTGGAGCAACTGTGTTACATTTTAGAGAGTTTCATTTTGTTTTAGAGATATCTGCCAACACAAGCAGTTCCAAACACCTAAACCATATGTACAATTTTTGAGAGATGCTAGAGCCTAGGTTGTGGGGTACAATATGAGCATGCCATGAGAACATAATAGGTACAGCCTATAAACTTATGACACGCTAGATGCTGTATCATGTTATTGCTCTACGAGATGCACTGCAGCAAATGGACAGTGTAGTCTATGGCTCTGAAGTCTGAACTGTTCATTTGGTCCAATCCACCGTTCAAggccaccatgcaaaaatcacaatgGCAGACtagtccaaaatttgatcaatgacaCATATAATGTTCAGACAAGAAAAATGCACCCAATCATCAGCTTGAAACATCAATTTGGCAAGCACCAAGTTGGATTGGTTATGGTTCTCAACAATCACCTCAACCAAAGTATCCCAGCCATGAACCATCCCATCAGTGGTTCAAAAAAGGGAAATGCCAGTGACACAGACAAAGATGCAAAGTggatcaaggaaaaaaaaaaaaagcaacgatGAATGTCGTTGGAAACCCACAATCCTCTAGTCTATACTTCACAATTATCAACTGCCTTCCTCTTCCAAGCAATAGGTGCAAAAGCACTAAACAGAATTTTATTGATTCCATTATATCATAATGCCATCACATGTCCAATAAGAACTATTTACAGTCTTGCTTACAAAGTGAGGCGCTACTGCCATGTGAATTGATCATACTGCCCCTAGTTAATTCTTTTCTCCATTAGCTCTCAAGTGAGGGTACTTTAAGCATTTCATTTAACTTTTTTTaacagataaaaaaataaataaataaaacaaactaaAGAAGCACTGCTAATATGGCTGACAATAGGTAGCCGGACCCATGGATAACTGAGGGATCCAACTTGGTTTAAATGGGGCTGGGTCCGATTGCCGAACCAGTTATAAGGATCAGGGTCAGGGTCAGCTATCTTGTACATATCTAAAAACAGGGTGGTCCAATGTCAGGTCAGGACTCAGGAGTGGATGGCCCGGTTGCATCGGCTAGCATTTGGATAGCAGGGACAGTCCAGTGGGTGTAATTCTTGCATGACACGTCACCGGAGTGGATGGTCCagaatgattgatgggattatcCACGTGTCCAAATGGATGAATATACAGAAATGTCAAATGCTTGATCCACAAAATAGCATTCCTTGTTCAGCTAGCAACAATTGGGAAGGGCTCATCTGAGCAATCCAGGCCCATAATCTGGTAGGACCATATGCTTGCGCCCAAAGAATTTCCCTTTCCCGGAAAGGACCGATGCAATAAAAGGAACTTCTTCCGAAATGTCACCGGTCAGCAAAACCATCCATTCTCATACCACCAATCAGACAGTTACGATCGTCTGATGGAGAAGActtccaaggcatggcccatcagcAACCAACCCCACAAGTAGAGCAGTGCGGATCTCCTGAGTGTGGTCCCAACATGTAGGTGTGCACGGCAGAGCAAAATAGCCATTTTTCGGTCGAGCATCAAATAATAACCCCCGAAATGATTAATTTCAGCAGGAAaaacatttaaaaattaaaacgaAGCTTGAAATCATCTGAACAATGCCTCCTACGCATACAGACATCGGATTTGAGATAAAAATGAGAGATTCAAACagcagaaataaataaataaataacggaaAAAAGAAACCCTAGCGTTGATTACagcagagagagagatatggagaTTCTGGTACAGATGAAGATGACGATAgaatcaagatgaaagaaaaacgaAGAGAAATGCTGCTACGTACCATCGCCTTCGATGCCTATGCGAGAGCAGATCGAAACCCTtgttttttttcgtttttttgaTGTTTTTCTGGAGCGGCAGCCAAAGGGCGGAAGAGGGTTTGGAACGGCCTCTTTATAGGGTTTTTCAGGGACAGGCAGGCCCATCTTTAAACCCTAGACGCCCAGGTACGATAGGGGATGTCTGATACTCTGCTATAGTATGAAGATCGATACGCTTGCACTTCGAAGTCGTAATCTATgacttgtggaccccacaatcagTAACCGGTAGTCCAAAAATCTGACCGGCAGGACAAACATTGCCAAGATTCATGACACTCGTTTGTTGGAATAGACCgtgagatatttttcattttcaaccgtccaataaatgtccacaaatccaATGGACATGAACAAGCTAGGACCCTAAGCTCTCTGCTAGAGCGACCGTTGATCCTTTACGGCGGAGGCCGTATCCCTGCAAAACCCTTTTCTAACCCCTCGTAAGCTAggttgggtccaccgtgatgtttgtaaaaaaTCTGCCCTGCTCATCCGTTTTAAAAGATTATGTTGgaaaatggcccaaaaataaggtagatttaaaactcagataatataaaataaagaaataccgacagttgaaacctttctagggccactgtgatgtttatgtgccgtTTAAACTATTGATTTGGTCAAATTTACTTGGATGAACTCAAAACACAAAATTATCAGCTATATCCAAAACTTTTTGCCCGTGGAGTTTTCAACAATTGACTTTCAATCTTCCTTGTTTCCTGTCTTTGACCCACTCGACTTTTGTAACTGCCACACTTTTTAGCTTACGGCTTGGCATGATCttgagtcccatcttgtgaattgcgaaagggtgtgaaggaaaggaagatcctaagctctacgggaattctggtattctggtattcttatctggCGTATATGGTAAGCTATCCAAACCCtaatcgccatgtcccatgcacagacaaattcgtgggcctattccgcatatagattaagtctcaCAGTTGGGAGCCATGCttctgtgcataggtatggaaGATCGCATCCAGCTATTTCAGatcaaattagggattttgaattcctGAAACAGATCTGCatcagggattttcgaattcCTGAAACAGTTGTGATCAGGGATTTCCGAGTCCCTGAATCCAGAAATATTAAGATCAGGGATTTGAATTTCGAAAACCCTAAAGACAAATAcagcaattagggatttcgaatcctaaATCCCAAATTGGGAATTTCAGATTCCCAACCCCAAAATCCAAAGTAGATTAGGGGATTCAATTTCCAATCCCTAAAATCAGAATTtcagattagggatttggattcgaaACCCTAAATTCAGAGTTTCAGATCACaaattttggatttgaaatcccaaATACaacaattagggatttcaaaaatTCCTAAATCCAGTTTTTCAGATTGGGGATTTTCGATTCCCGtatcagaaattagggatttccatTCCATAACCCCAGATTCAGTAAATATTAGGGATTTTGATCCCATCGGACCTCATCGATCTAGTCTCTTACCTTGACCTGATGGATCGGCGGCCATTGACGAACCGCGTCATAGCTAGACGAAGGTGATGGCTCACCAccatctttcttcctctttccgaAGCCATTACCAGTGTCTCGAGCTTTCATGTTCACCAATGGCAGCCACGGCCACCGCTGTTTCCGACACCGTTTACAGTGCCGTGTTGCTGTGACTGCAAGAAATCCTAAAAAATAAGAGGAGCTTGATCTCTCCTTGTCACGTCGGGCGGACTTCCTgatcggctct harbors:
- the LOC131219448 gene encoding large ribosomal subunit protein eL8y-like — its product is MAPKRGGKAPVPAKKKPEKVVNPLFEKRPKQFGIGGALPPKRDLHRFVKWPKVVRIQRQRRILKQRLKVPPALNQFTKTLDKNLATNLFKMLLKYRPEDKAAKKERLLKRAQAEAEGKTVEAKKPIVIKYGLNHITYLIEQNKAQLVVIAHDVDPIELVVWLPALCRKMEIPYAIVKGKARLGAIVHKKTATALCLTSVKNEDKMEFSKIVEAIKANFNDKFDEHRKKWGGGIMGSKSQAKTKAKERLLAKEAAQRMN